GACTTGCCACACGATTAAGAGCCTCCAGGGTGAAAACCTTGGAGGCTCTTTTTTTGTGCGCTGGTTTAGCGTTCGCTAGGGCCAGAATCGGTGCTATAAGAGGATTGCTTCAGCGCTCACCGCCCCTCGTTATCGGAGTTCTGTCTATTGCATCGCTCCTCGTTTTAGCTGTGGACACCGAGTTGAGCAGAAGCTTAAGCTTGGGTACAGTATTCTCGGTGGACGGAGTTGCAGGCCCCTTCCAGCTTTTCTACTGAGTTCGTGAATCCCAATCGCGGAATGAATGACATCGACCAGGCCAGTTCTGAGGACCCGAAGTTGAACCGAGTTGCGCTGAAGGAGCGGATAATAGGACTGCTTCGTAGCTCGCGAGATCTAAGCTCCTTGCCAAATGACCATCTTCTCGAGCGGTTGGGCAAGTTTGAGTTTTCAAGAGCAGATTTTGATTCTGCAGCTCAATCCGTCTATCGTCAAATAGCGTTCCAATACGCGAAAGAGCTCGACAAACCTTTGGCGGATATCCCCGCAGTGCGAGAAGCATCACGCCTGCTCTTGCTGGAGGATGATTCAATAGCTCGACTTGATTACGAGACAGGTCTGTCTCTGTATCGTAGAGCGTTCTCGGATGCAATCGGAGTCGGGGAGATATCGTCCACGGAGCAGGAGCAGCTTGATAACATCGTCAAGTACTTCGGACTCAGGGCCCACGACGTTAAATCGGCGGTTGCTGACCAGGCTATTGCCTATTACACGCATCACCTCGTGACGGCCGCACGTGACGGCGAGATTGACAGCGAAGAGATCTCGTTGCTTGATCGGATTGCTCACCAATTCGGGTTAGGGGCTGCCGCACTGAAATCCGTCTCCGTTCCGAACAAGCGAGAGATCCTTGTGAATGCTCTTGAGGCTATCAAGTCCCAGAATGAGATACTCGATTCTGACAAAGAGTTCATTGAGCGACTTGCCGGGATTGTGAATGCCGAGGAGTTGCTACCTGCCTGCCTTAAAGATTTGGAACTGTACCAAAGAGTCTTCCGTGTTCGATTGGGTGAGCTTCCCCGCTTGAAAGTAGACAGTCACGTCATTCTCGAAAGAACCGAGAAACTTCACTACCGAGTCCCTGTTTCGTTTCAGTTCACCGCGGGCGGAAAGATCAGAAAGAAACCGGGCGAGTTGTACGTTGGCAGTGCCAGGCTTAGATTTCTCGCTCGTCAAAAAGCTCATGAACTGCGGTATAAGAACATTCTGGCAGTAGAGTTTGAGAATGGCCGTTCACCTAAAATCCGCATTACGGTGTCAAGCGGAACCGGAGGAGGTTCCTATGTCACGACAAAAGGCACAGATCCGGGATTGCTTTTTGAGGTCAGTGAAGCTGTATCGTTTCTCGTTCGGAAGGCGAAAGGAATGGCTGTCTCACGAGTACGAGATAGCCGTCACATAGGCGATGAAATCCGAAGTGAAGTGTGGTTTAGAGATGGAGGAAAATGTGTTTTGTGCGGTGCGACGGAGTACTTAGAATTCGATCATATAATCCCCCATTCAAAAGGTGGCGCCACTTCGACACAGAATCTGCAAATTCTCTGTCGAGCCTGCAATTCAAAGAAAAGCGATTCAATCTAAAGATGTTTTCAAGGTTCCAATGATGTCACATTTCACGTTCTTGGATTACATAAGCTTCGTTGAAGACGATTCGAGTTCTTATGAAGTTGGTGTAACAGACAACGGATTTTCCTATCTTGATTTGGCTTCGGAGAAGAAACGAAGAGCGCTATCGTTTGCTGAAAAGCAGAAAAGAGAGTCCAGAGCATCCAAGGACGGAACAACGCGGGCTCATGGAAAGTCTAACGTTGAGAGGATTGAACTAATCGAACCCGACATGGTGTGCTTCGATACGGATCTGATGGCAATCATTCGTGATATCGAGGCTCGTCGCAAGAGGCCCCCCTATTTGCCATGGGGAATAGCGCTCGTGGTCTTCCTGGCGACGTTCTGGTTGCTTATTCCTCAGTTTGAAAGCAAGGCTCCCGTGACCGCGATGGTAATTACGGGCATCGTGCTTTTTCCGGCGTCATTTGTGCTCATATTCAACCTCTTGAAGCTTGATCATTCACGAAGACATGTAAAGTTCTCCTACCGAATCGAGGGCAAGGGCAAAGAGGCATTTCATCAGATTAACAACGCATTAGACGGGCTTTCCGATGTGGGCCAGCTATTGCTATACAAAGGTCGAACACACTTTCAAGACACCAGATACTCTGGTGGAGACAGCAGTTTCCCGAATGTGGAGAAATTGGATGTGAGAAGGGCGGTTCCTCCGCTGTTGGACTTGGATTTTCCAGTTTGGAAGATGAGGGCATTCAACGCCGATTATTTCTTCATGCCAGATCACCTCTTGGTGTTTCAAGGATCTCAGGCGGGTGGAGTTAGCTATGAGAAGCTAAAGATTTCTGCAAATGACGAAGTAGTTCAAGCTCGTGAGAGAATACGTCAGATGTCCGACTCCCACGTTGTCGGACACACGTGGCGCTTCACGAACAACGATGGCACACCTGACCAACGTTTTAACGACAATCAACGGATTCCAAAGCTACGCCTTGGGGTTTTGTCCGTTAAAGGCGAAGGTGTCGATTTATCTCTGTATGTCAGCGACGTACGTACTTCGCAAGGCGCTCCCAATGCATTCACTGGAATCCAAGAGCTTGCTCGAAAACCCATGATCCAGGTTGCAGAACAGAGAAAGAAAGAAGCTCTGGCCGAGAAGCGAAGGGGGTCGGAGTTCCTTCTG
The genomic region above belongs to Rubinisphaera margarita and contains:
- a CDS encoding HNH endonuclease; amino-acid sequence: MNDIDQASSEDPKLNRVALKERIIGLLRSSRDLSSLPNDHLLERLGKFEFSRADFDSAAQSVYRQIAFQYAKELDKPLADIPAVREASRLLLLEDDSIARLDYETGLSLYRRAFSDAIGVGEISSTEQEQLDNIVKYFGLRAHDVKSAVADQAIAYYTHHLVTAARDGEIDSEEISLLDRIAHQFGLGAAALKSVSVPNKREILVNALEAIKSQNEILDSDKEFIERLAGIVNAEELLPACLKDLELYQRVFRVRLGELPRLKVDSHVILERTEKLHYRVPVSFQFTAGGKIRKKPGELYVGSARLRFLARQKAHELRYKNILAVEFENGRSPKIRITVSSGTGGGSYVTTKGTDPGLLFEVSEAVSFLVRKAKGMAVSRVRDSRHIGDEIRSEVWFRDGGKCVLCGATEYLEFDHIIPHSKGGATSTQNLQILCRACNSKKSDSI
- a CDS encoding tellurite resistance TerB family protein, which produces MSHFTFLDYISFVEDDSSSYEVGVTDNGFSYLDLASEKKRRALSFAEKQKRESRASKDGTTRAHGKSNVERIELIEPDMVCFDTDLMAIIRDIEARRKRPPYLPWGIALVVFLATFWLLIPQFESKAPVTAMVITGIVLFPASFVLIFNLLKLDHSRRHVKFSYRIEGKGKEAFHQINNALDGLSDVGQLLLYKGRTHFQDTRYSGGDSSFPNVEKLDVRRAVPPLLDLDFPVWKMRAFNADYFFMPDHLLVFQGSQAGGVSYEKLKISANDEVVQARERIRQMSDSHVVGHTWRFTNNDGTPDQRFNDNQRIPKLRLGVLSVKGEGVDLSLYVSDVRTSQGAPNAFTGIQELARKPMIQVAEQRKKEALAEKRRGSEFLLGSLLNAMCCVMLADREIAKKEVQRIHAVFKRVGAPWEDEEIKRRLQKVLSNVKSTGLDPFVEQTCESLSRIAPERRDSFIKCVDYIVSADGKIENRERRIRDRFASALRLN